In a genomic window of [Empedobacter] haloabium:
- a CDS encoding serine hydrolase, whose protein sequence is MIRKLAVALLLSCSVAAVFAADAPDVRLGSQSVLVVEDGTGKVLVEKNSTAIVPIASLTKLMTAMVVLDAKLDMEEQISIDQQDVDVLKHSTSRVPVGATLSRGAVLQLALMSSDNRAAASLARTFPGGPAAFKAAVDRKIRALGMTQTRIAEPTGLSPANTSTAADLVKMATAAAAYPDITRITTDTREVINVKGRSVEYHNTNRLVGAKGWDIGLSKTGYTEEAGRCLIMRIKAAGKNATVVLLNARANSARIMDALNIRRYITGDQGRAATRVARAAPASLIKASAGRMKAAKVTNNGRKKAAPSKKPRRRRAE, encoded by the coding sequence ATGATCAGAAAACTTGCCGTTGCCCTGCTGCTGTCGTGTTCCGTGGCTGCCGTCTTTGCCGCCGATGCGCCTGATGTCCGGCTGGGTTCGCAATCCGTGCTGGTCGTCGAAGACGGCACCGGCAAGGTGCTGGTGGAAAAGAACTCCACCGCCATCGTCCCGATCGCCTCGCTGACCAAGCTGATGACCGCCATGGTCGTGCTGGACGCCAAACTGGACATGGAAGAACAGATCAGCATCGACCAGCAGGACGTGGACGTGCTCAAGCACAGCACGTCGCGCGTGCCGGTTGGCGCCACCCTGTCGCGCGGCGCAGTACTGCAGCTGGCGCTGATGTCTTCCGACAACCGCGCCGCCGCCTCGCTGGCCCGCACCTTCCCGGGCGGCCCCGCCGCGTTCAAGGCCGCCGTGGACCGCAAGATCCGGGCGCTGGGCATGACGCAGACTCGCATCGCCGAGCCGACCGGCCTGTCGCCGGCCAACACGTCGACGGCCGCCGACCTGGTCAAGATGGCCACGGCGGCCGCGGCGTATCCGGACATCACCCGCATCACGACGGACACCCGCGAGGTCATCAACGTCAAGGGCCGCAGCGTCGAGTACCACAACACCAACCGCCTGGTCGGCGCCAAGGGCTGGGACATCGGCCTGTCCAAGACCGGCTACACGGAAGAAGCGGGCCGCTGCCTGATCATGCGCATCAAGGCCGCCGGCAAGAACGCGACGGTGGTGCTGCTGAACGCCCGCGCCAACTCGGCCCGCATCATGGACGCGCTCAATATCCGCCGCTACATCACGGGCGACCAGGGGCGCGCCGCCACCCGCGTGGCACGCGCGGCGCCGGCGTCGCTGATCAAGGCTTCGGCCGGGCGCATGAAGGCGGCCAAGGTCACCAACAATGGCCGCAAGAAGGCGGCACCGAGCAAGAAGCCGCGCCGCCGCCGCGCCGAGTAA
- a CDS encoding LuxR C-terminal-related transcriptional regulator, which translates to MGTIMAYPPATRRPIQLNRAITLTPREREVLQQVAEGNSCKTIARRLGISEYTVKKHRASLLAKLGLRNGIELTRCALAKGGRREARGPPHPTTRWTA; encoded by the coding sequence ATGGGCACCATCATGGCTTACCCACCCGCGACAAGAAGGCCCATTCAGCTGAACCGTGCCATCACTTTGACCCCGCGTGAACGCGAAGTCCTGCAACAAGTGGCCGAAGGCAATTCTTGCAAGACGATCGCCAGACGGCTTGGCATCAGCGAGTACACCGTAAAAAAGCATCGCGCCAGTCTGCTGGCGAAGCTGGGGCTGCGCAACGGCATCGAACTCACGAGATGCGCGCTGGCAAAGGGCGGCAGACGGGAGGCGCGGGGACCGCCGCACCCGACCACGCGTTGGACAGCTTGA
- the rodA gene encoding rod shape-determining protein RodA → MNPPGPWARLRPIVAVDLPLLLCIALLLATGLLTVYSAAADFPGRFAAQLRNVGIALGILWLAANVPPRQLMRYALAIYGIGVLMLLAVQFAGVNKKGATRWLYVGFEFQPSEIMKIAMPLMLAWFFHHYRGAPRTQTFAAAAVLLAIPVGLIMKQPDLGTALLVLAAGFYVIVLAGLSWRALLGLAIAGIMAIPLSWPLLHDYQRHRVMTLLNPEADPLGKGFQIKQAGIAIGAGGVSGQGWLAGTQGHLGFVPERSTDFIFSVFAEEFGLAGNCVLLVLYFLLILRGLQITAGAATPFSRLLAGAVTMILFTYAFINIGMVSGLFPVVGVPLPFISYGGTALMTLGLGCGMLMAIRREALALQRGRLG, encoded by the coding sequence GTGAATCCGCCGGGCCCATGGGCGCGGCTGCGCCCGATCGTGGCGGTGGACCTGCCGCTGCTGCTGTGCATCGCCCTGCTGCTGGCGACGGGCCTGCTGACCGTGTATTCGGCCGCCGCCGACTTTCCCGGCCGCTTCGCGGCCCAGCTGCGCAATGTCGGCATTGCGCTGGGCATCCTGTGGCTGGCCGCCAACGTGCCGCCGCGCCAGCTGATGCGCTACGCGCTGGCCATCTACGGGATCGGCGTGCTGATGTTGCTGGCGGTGCAGTTCGCCGGGGTCAACAAGAAGGGGGCGACGCGCTGGCTGTACGTGGGCTTCGAGTTCCAGCCTTCCGAGATCATGAAGATCGCCATGCCGCTGATGCTGGCGTGGTTCTTCCACCACTACCGCGGCGCGCCGCGCACGCAGACCTTTGCCGCGGCGGCCGTGCTGCTGGCCATACCGGTCGGCCTGATCATGAAGCAGCCCGACCTGGGCACCGCCCTGCTGGTGCTGGCGGCAGGATTCTATGTGATCGTGCTGGCGGGATTGTCGTGGCGAGCTCTGCTGGGACTAGCCATTGCCGGCATCATGGCGATTCCGCTGTCGTGGCCGTTACTGCACGACTACCAGCGCCACCGCGTGATGACCCTGCTGAATCCGGAAGCCGATCCGCTCGGCAAGGGATTCCAGATCAAGCAGGCCGGCATCGCCATCGGCGCCGGCGGCGTTTCCGGCCAGGGCTGGCTGGCGGGCACCCAGGGTCACCTGGGCTTCGTGCCGGAACGCTCGACCGACTTCATCTTTTCCGTGTTCGCCGAGGAATTTGGCCTGGCCGGCAATTGCGTGCTGCTGGTGCTGTATTTCCTGCTGATCCTGCGTGGGCTGCAGATCACGGCAGGCGCCGCGACACCGTTCTCGCGCCTGCTGGCCGGCGCCGTGACGATGATCCTGTTTACCTATGCCTTCATCAATATCGGCATGGTCAGCGGCCTCTTCCCTGTCGTGGGCGTGCCGCTGCCTTTCATCAGCTATGGCGGCACGGCCCTGATGACCCTGGGATTGGGCTGCGGCATGCTGATGGCGATCCGGCGCGAGGCGCTGGCCTTGCAGCGCGGCCGGCTGGGGTAA
- a CDS encoding helix-turn-helix transcriptional regulator, whose product MDSLSRREQTIACQIVQGKTSKMVARELGISPLTVRKHRENILRKLGIRDTMQLAILLRGGDGTP is encoded by the coding sequence TTGGACAGCTTGAGCAGGAGGGAACAGACCATCGCGTGCCAGATCGTACAGGGCAAGACCAGCAAGATGGTGGCGCGAGAATTGGGAATCAGTCCGCTGACAGTTCGCAAGCATCGCGAGAACATCCTGCGCAAGCTGGGCATCCGCGATACGATGCAGTTGGCGATTCTGCTGCGGGGTGGTGACGGCACGCCTTGA
- a CDS encoding GNAT family N-acetyltransferase yields MSFDIRPAVPQDAAAACAVLRRSIEECCGLDHHGDPAILAAWLGNKTPKMVTTWFESPTNYPLVAVRGETIVGVALLTAAGKLALCYLEPEALRQGAGKAMLARIEQQALALGMKTVFLHSTVTAEGFFAGRGYRRDGLLRAPYGIDTVLFWKPLVADASAPDSQRKRFCNCSSA; encoded by the coding sequence ATGAGTTTCGACATTCGACCAGCCGTACCGCAAGATGCCGCCGCCGCCTGCGCGGTGCTGCGTCGCTCCATCGAGGAGTGTTGCGGCCTCGACCATCATGGCGATCCCGCCATCCTGGCCGCCTGGCTGGGCAACAAGACACCGAAGATGGTCACGACGTGGTTCGAGTCGCCCACCAATTATCCGCTGGTGGCCGTGCGCGGCGAAACCATCGTCGGCGTCGCCTTGCTGACCGCTGCCGGCAAGCTGGCGCTGTGCTACCTGGAACCGGAGGCCCTGCGCCAGGGAGCCGGCAAGGCCATGCTGGCGCGCATCGAACAGCAGGCGCTGGCGTTGGGCATGAAGACGGTGTTCCTGCACAGTACGGTCACGGCGGAGGGCTTCTTCGCCGGCCGCGGCTATCGGCGCGACGGCCTGCTGCGCGCGCCGTACGGCATCGACACGGTGCTGTTCTGGAAACCGCTGGTGGCGGACGCCAGCGCGCCCGACTCGCAGCGCAAGCGCTTCTGCAATTGCAGCTCGGCCTGA
- a CDS encoding sulfate ABC transporter substrate-binding protein has protein sequence MPNKKIAFSAGRRLVLAALAAASLGLPGAASAADVTLLNVSYDVARELYQDINPAFEAQFQKSTGKTIQIKQSHGGSSKQARAVADGLEASVVTMNQANDIDMLADKGLVAKDWAKKFPHNAAPSYSTMVFLVRKGNPKAIKDWADLAKPGTAVVIPNPKTAGNGRYTYLAAWGSVLQAGGSDAQARELVTKIFKNVPILDTGGRAATTTFTQRQIGDVLVTFENEVQLVRKEFGQNFDIVYPATSILAESPVAVVDKVVDKRGVRKEATAYLNFLYTEQGQEIIAKHFLRPRSAAVAKKYEATFKPVKLFTVDDVFGGWRAAQKRHFDDGGEFDKIYASK, from the coding sequence ATGCCAAATAAGAAAATCGCATTTAGCGCCGGGCGCCGCCTGGTCCTGGCCGCACTGGCCGCCGCATCGCTGGGCCTGCCCGGTGCCGCGTCCGCCGCCGACGTGACCCTGCTGAACGTTTCCTACGACGTGGCGCGCGAGCTGTACCAGGACATCAATCCGGCGTTCGAGGCGCAGTTCCAGAAGAGCACCGGCAAGACCATCCAGATCAAGCAGTCGCACGGCGGCTCGTCCAAGCAGGCGCGCGCCGTCGCCGACGGCCTGGAGGCCTCGGTCGTGACGATGAACCAGGCCAACGATATCGACATGCTGGCCGACAAGGGCCTGGTGGCCAAGGACTGGGCCAAGAAATTCCCGCACAACGCGGCGCCAAGCTATTCGACGATGGTGTTCCTGGTGCGCAAGGGTAATCCGAAAGCCATCAAGGACTGGGCCGACCTGGCCAAGCCAGGCACCGCGGTCGTGATCCCGAATCCGAAGACGGCCGGCAACGGCCGCTATACCTACCTGGCCGCCTGGGGCTCCGTGCTGCAGGCGGGCGGCAGCGACGCCCAGGCGCGCGAGCTGGTCACGAAGATCTTCAAGAACGTGCCGATCCTGGACACGGGCGGCCGCGCCGCCACGACCACCTTCACGCAGCGCCAGATCGGCGACGTGCTGGTGACGTTCGAGAATGAGGTGCAGCTGGTGCGCAAGGAGTTCGGCCAGAACTTCGACATCGTCTACCCTGCCACCTCGATCCTGGCGGAATCGCCGGTGGCGGTGGTGGACAAGGTGGTCGACAAGCGCGGCGTGCGCAAGGAAGCGACGGCCTACCTGAACTTCCTGTACACGGAACAAGGCCAGGAAATCATCGCCAAGCACTTCCTGCGCCCGCGCTCGGCCGCGGTGGCGAAGAAATACGAGGCCACGTTCAAGCCCGTCAAGCTGTTCACGGTGGACGACGTGTTCGGTGGCTGGCGCGCGGCGCAGAAGCGCCATTTCGACGACGGCGGCGAGTTCGACAAGATCTACGCCAGCAAGTAG